From the Selenihalanaerobacter shriftii genome, one window contains:
- a CDS encoding helix-turn-helix domain-containing protein yields the protein MDYLNNTPKSRKNKHLNAYERGQIALLHSEGMSAYAIAKRLGRASNTIRNELKRGTVS from the coding sequence TACTTAAATAATACACCAAAATCTCGAAAAAATAAACACCTAAATGCTTATGAGCGTGGTCAAATTGCATTATTACATTCCGAAGGAATGTCTGCTTATGCTATTGCAAAACGCTTAGGTAGAGCTTCTAATACGATTAGAAACGAGTTAAAGCGTGGCACAGTTTC